From one Pseudomonas sp. S35 genomic stretch:
- the tssB gene encoding type VI secretion system contractile sheath small subunit, producing MTLSSFQNEVPKARINIKLDLHTGGAQKKIELPLKLMVMGDYSNGKEQRPLSERGKVNINKNNVDSVLADFSPSLRLAVPDTLSDEASDASVELNFQCMKDFEPEQVARQIPQLRALLAMRNLLRDLKSNLLDNVTFRHELERILKDDALSDELRAELAALAPMEDR from the coding sequence ATGACTTTAAGCAGCTTTCAAAATGAAGTGCCCAAAGCCAGGATCAATATCAAACTTGACCTGCATACCGGCGGTGCGCAGAAAAAGATTGAACTGCCACTCAAACTGATGGTGATGGGTGACTACAGCAACGGCAAGGAGCAGCGTCCGCTGTCCGAACGGGGCAAGGTCAATATCAATAAAAACAACGTTGACAGCGTCCTGGCGGACTTCTCGCCCAGCCTGAGGCTCGCCGTTCCCGATACCTTGAGCGACGAGGCATCTGATGCCTCGGTCGAGCTGAACTTTCAATGCATGAAGGACTTTGAACCCGAGCAAGTCGCGCGGCAGATCCCGCAACTGCGGGCCTTGTTGGCTATGCGCAACCTGTTGCGCGATCTCAAATCGAATCTGCTGGATAACGTGACCTTCCGTCACGAGTTAGAACGAATTCTTAAAGATGATGCGCTTAGTGATGAACTACGGGCGGAGTTGGCTGCCTTGGCGCCTATGGAAGATCGTTGA
- the tssC gene encoding type VI secretion system contractile sheath large subunit yields the protein MAIESSSEQSRSATVLTEPCAGIYGALFNKINLNPIVTLGGIDVFQNAEALSEVSADERVTAAVSVFLKLLKQSPQKVERLDKVLLDEHIASLDMQISRQLDAVMHHPDFQRVESTWRGVKSLIDQTDFRQNVRIELLDISKDHLVQDFEDAPEIAQSGLYLHTYTQEYDTPGGEPIAAAISNYEFNRSPQDIALLRNISKVSAAAHMPFVGAVGPAFFGKETMEEVAAIKDIGNYFDRAEYIKWKAFRDSDDARYIGLTMPRVLGRLPYGPDTIPVRNFNYIESVKGPDHGKYLWTNASFAFAANMVKSFIANGWCVQIRGPQSGGAVTELPIHLYDLGTGNQVKIPSEVMIPETREFEFANLGFIPLSYYKNRDYACFFSANSAQKPALYDTADATANSRINARLPYIFLLSRIAHYLKLIQRENIGTTKDRRLLELELNKWIGGLVTEMTDPGDDLQASHPLRDAKVTVEDIEDNPGFFRVKLYAVPHFQVEGMDVNLSLVSQMPKAKA from the coding sequence ATGGCTATAGAAAGTTCCAGCGAGCAATCGCGCAGTGCCACTGTATTAACTGAGCCGTGCGCAGGCATTTACGGCGCGCTGTTTAACAAGATTAATCTGAACCCGATAGTAACGCTGGGTGGTATAGACGTTTTTCAGAATGCTGAGGCGTTGTCTGAAGTGTCAGCCGATGAGCGGGTAACCGCAGCGGTGAGTGTGTTTTTAAAGTTGCTTAAGCAATCACCGCAGAAAGTCGAGCGCTTGGATAAGGTTCTGCTGGACGAACACATCGCCTCCCTGGACATGCAGATCAGCCGTCAGCTTGACGCGGTCATGCACCATCCGGATTTCCAGCGTGTCGAGTCGACCTGGCGTGGCGTGAAGTCGCTGATTGATCAGACGGATTTCCGTCAAAACGTGCGCATCGAACTGTTGGATATCAGCAAGGATCACCTCGTGCAGGACTTCGAGGATGCGCCGGAAATCGCCCAGAGTGGCTTGTACCTGCACACCTACACCCAGGAGTACGACACTCCCGGCGGCGAGCCGATTGCAGCAGCTATCTCCAACTACGAGTTCAACCGAAGCCCTCAGGATATCGCCCTGCTGCGTAATATCTCGAAAGTGTCGGCGGCCGCGCATATGCCGTTTGTGGGCGCTGTCGGCCCCGCCTTCTTCGGCAAGGAGACTATGGAGGAGGTTGCCGCGATCAAGGACATCGGCAACTACTTTGACCGTGCTGAATACATCAAGTGGAAGGCGTTCCGCGACAGTGACGATGCGCGTTACATCGGCCTGACCATGCCACGCGTCCTTGGGCGTTTGCCCTATGGGCCCGACACCATTCCAGTGCGCAATTTCAATTACATCGAAAGCGTCAAGGGGCCGGATCACGGTAAATACCTGTGGACCAATGCCTCATTTGCCTTTGCGGCCAACATGGTCAAGAGCTTCATCGCCAATGGCTGGTGCGTGCAGATTCGTGGGCCGCAATCGGGCGGTGCGGTAACGGAACTGCCGATCCATCTGTACGACTTGGGCACCGGTAATCAGGTCAAGATTCCTTCCGAAGTCATGATCCCCGAAACCCGTGAGTTTGAATTTGCCAATCTCGGTTTCATCCCACTCTCGTACTACAAGAATCGCGACTACGCGTGTTTCTTTTCGGCCAATTCCGCGCAGAAACCGGCGCTGTACGACACGGCCGACGCCACCGCCAACAGTCGAATCAATGCACGCTTGCCTTACATCTTCCTGCTCTCACGGATTGCCCATTATCTGAAGCTGATCCAGCGCGAAAACATCGGCACCACCAAGGACCGACGTCTGCTGGAGCTTGAGCTGAACAAATGGATTGGCGGGCTGGTCACCGAGATGACAGACCCCGGCGATGACTTGCAGGCCTCGCACCCACTGCGCGATGCCAAGGTGACGGTCGAAGACATTGAGGACAATCCGGGCTTCTTCCGCGTCAAGTTGTACGCCGTGCCGCACTTCCAGGTCGAGGGCATGGACGTGAACCTGTCGTTGGTTTCGCAGATGCCCAAGGCCAAGGCCTGA
- the tssK gene encoding type VI secretion system baseplate subunit TssK: MKIDRPLWAAGALLSPQQFQQQTRYEAWANNQLALLTWIHPWGVQVAEFDLDALGLGKLKATRLQVRMPDGTWVDSECLDRLPSALELAALLTDEFQEVTVLLALPLEQANGSNCVFEGGRVDRPTRYHQDWRQVQDIYADEAQSIGVLEHALSLRLHSDDNADYVTCPVARLVRDGKGAWSLDPGYVPPLLSFAAHPGLLNQLDNLLTQLAAKRQRLMGMRRESNQRMADFAVADVSLFWLLNALNTYEPVLADLRAFPARHPEHVYQALIKLAGGLLTFSLEHDVDEIPAYRHAHLDAVFPPLMHSISLLLEASLPSRVIALLLQERGANRWQVTLNDPRLRERDAADFYLSVRCRLPAAQLQDQFPRLCKIGTPDAVNYLVNAALDGVPLQSLSHVPAAIPLRLENQYFALDLGHPSGQAMLDEGVCAFYVPSTLADVKLELFAVLRS; this comes from the coding sequence ATGAAGATCGATCGCCCGTTATGGGCCGCCGGCGCATTGCTGTCGCCGCAGCAATTTCAGCAGCAGACACGCTATGAGGCTTGGGCCAATAACCAGCTTGCACTACTGACCTGGATACACCCCTGGGGTGTGCAGGTTGCGGAGTTTGACTTGGATGCCTTAGGACTGGGCAAGCTCAAGGCCACTCGATTGCAGGTGCGAATGCCCGACGGCACATGGGTCGACAGCGAATGCCTGGATCGGCTGCCTTCTGCGTTGGAACTGGCGGCCCTGCTGACCGATGAGTTTCAAGAAGTGACTGTGCTATTGGCGTTGCCATTAGAGCAAGCCAACGGCAGCAACTGCGTGTTTGAAGGCGGTAGAGTCGATCGGCCAACCCGTTATCATCAGGATTGGCGCCAGGTACAGGATATCTACGCAGACGAGGCGCAGTCGATTGGCGTGCTGGAACACGCGCTGAGTCTGCGCTTGCACAGTGACGACAACGCGGACTACGTAACGTGTCCGGTCGCACGTCTGGTGCGAGACGGGAAAGGCGCCTGGAGCCTCGACCCCGGTTACGTGCCGCCATTGCTCAGCTTCGCCGCGCATCCTGGGTTGTTGAATCAACTGGACAACCTGTTGACGCAATTGGCTGCCAAGCGCCAACGACTCATGGGGATGCGACGGGAAAGCAATCAGCGCATGGCCGACTTTGCCGTTGCCGATGTCTCGCTGTTCTGGCTGCTTAATGCCTTGAACACTTATGAGCCCGTACTGGCGGATCTGCGCGCGTTTCCGGCGCGGCATCCCGAGCATGTCTATCAAGCGCTGATCAAGCTGGCGGGCGGGCTGCTGACGTTTTCACTGGAACACGATGTCGATGAGATTCCGGCTTATCGACACGCGCACCTGGATGCCGTATTCCCGCCCTTGATGCACAGCATTTCCCTTCTGCTGGAGGCCAGTCTGCCGTCGCGGGTCATTGCCTTGCTACTGCAGGAGCGTGGGGCCAATCGCTGGCAAGTCACGTTGAATGACCCTCGCTTGCGTGAACGGGATGCTGCCGACTTTTATCTGTCAGTGCGTTGCCGGCTGCCGGCGGCGCAGTTGCAGGATCAGTTCCCGCGCTTATGCAAGATCGGCACACCCGACGCTGTCAACTACCTGGTCAATGCTGCGCTCGATGGGGTGCCGTTGCAGTCGCTCAGCCATGTGCCGGCGGCGATTCCATTGCGCCTGGAAAATCAATATTTCGCCCTTGATCTCGGCCATCCCAGCGGGCAAGCGATGCTGGACGAAGGCGTTTGCGCGTTCTACGTCCCCAGCACATTGGCCGACGTCAAGCTTGAACTGTTCGCGGTGCTGCGCTCATGA
- the tssL gene encoding type VI secretion system protein TssL, short form: protein MKVTSFEERNSAAVDIDALLQDTYLLVVELRQGASVQNSRELAQLCTAQVEQVCQQLKLAGLGQRSIDHISHAQCALLDETVLTFASDEARASWASEPLQAKFFNRHQAGEFLYEDLREVLRGAAPDQHVLTAFQRVLMLGFRGRYRDLEDPEREQLQVALDARVTPLKVRHTLVTQAPSGCVLAGLSWLRSPLIQILSMGLLLAATGWGLDHLLNDAMASLMPGQG from the coding sequence ATGAAAGTGACGTCTTTCGAAGAGCGGAATTCGGCAGCGGTGGATATCGATGCGCTGTTGCAGGACACCTATCTGTTGGTGGTTGAGTTGCGCCAGGGAGCCTCGGTGCAGAATAGCCGCGAGCTGGCGCAGCTTTGCACAGCGCAAGTGGAGCAGGTGTGCCAACAGCTCAAGCTGGCGGGTCTTGGTCAACGTAGCATCGATCACATCAGCCACGCGCAATGTGCGTTGCTCGATGAGACTGTGCTGACCTTCGCCAGCGATGAGGCGCGGGCGTCCTGGGCCAGCGAACCGTTGCAGGCCAAGTTTTTCAACCGTCACCAGGCGGGTGAGTTTCTGTATGAAGACCTACGCGAAGTATTGCGTGGAGCGGCGCCTGATCAGCATGTGCTGACTGCATTTCAGCGGGTATTGATGCTGGGTTTTCGCGGGCGCTACCGTGACCTGGAGGATCCTGAACGTGAGCAGTTACAGGTCGCCCTTGACGCGCGGGTAACGCCACTCAAGGTCAGGCATACCCTTGTTACGCAAGCGCCCAGTGGATGTGTGCTTGCGGGCCTGTCCTGGCTGCGCTCGCCGCTGATCCAGATCCTGTCGATGGGCTTGTTGCTTGCGGCTACAGGGTGGGGGTTGGACCACCTGTTGAACGACGCGATGGCTTCGCTCATGCCTGGTCAGGGGTGA